The Fimbriimonas ginsengisoli Gsoil 348 genome window below encodes:
- a CDS encoding extracellular solute-binding protein: MRSVRSFLPLLGCAIAAVMAAGTSAHAQGAKKREIIVWGIAMDANGKGQDAVIHEFERRHPDIKVRLLSMGAGNMDPQKLMTSIVGNVAPDIINQDRFTLSDWASRGAFRSLDDLIERDKNEPLSPKKEQYYPAAWSEAQYEGKIYGIPTGADDRLLYYNKKIFRESADKLRAAGCDPDRAPRTWPELIKYSRALTEWNSDGTLKRVGFAPNYGNAWLYIYAFENNASFMSADGRKCTLDTPPAEEALQFMVDGYDALKKDPQDSRSGYEVSKAFESGFLQKENDSFLLGKVAMKIDGNWILADPLGRYGLDLDFATAPPPVPEDRYNHKGRFANEKDQFITWIGGYSLCIPKGAKNPKDAWEYIKFATSTEGRVLQAKAQQAWEKHRGRFYVPGVSASSEANAVIFQQFRPADKKFADALKMHIDMMPVGRIRPATFVGQMLWNEHTTALETACLHKASPKDSLLSGQATVQRDLDAFYDRAQHPIVDLGILPKVFSALTLAAICALIIWFTRLRLGRLERNEAKWAYLFISPWVIGFLALTLGPMLASLFFSFTQYDVLNEARWVGFKNFADLFGADRDRIFKAFGNAVYLGGIGVPLGLFTGLSVALLLNTAAKGMRFYRTLFYIPAIVPTIASAVLWTWVLTPDANKGLINSYWTHTLTPWLGVAPPAWLQSADWSKNALIVQGIWGAGSGMLLWLAGLKGVSPTLYEASGIDGATPKQQFWKITFPQLSPIIFFNTVMGFIGAMQEFDRSYAMKPSSDGPIGPDNSMLTPVYVLFQNGFTFFKMGYASAIAWLIFAIIVALTFTQFRLAPKWVHYEAEK; this comes from the coding sequence ATGAGAAGCGTACGTAGCTTTCTCCCCTTGCTGGGGTGCGCGATTGCCGCAGTGATGGCGGCCGGCACTTCGGCACATGCCCAGGGGGCTAAGAAGCGGGAAATTATTGTCTGGGGCATTGCGATGGATGCCAACGGCAAGGGGCAGGACGCGGTCATCCACGAGTTCGAGCGGCGGCATCCCGACATCAAAGTCCGACTTTTGAGTATGGGGGCCGGCAACATGGACCCCCAGAAGCTGATGACGAGCATCGTGGGGAATGTCGCCCCCGACATCATCAACCAAGACCGCTTCACCCTGAGCGACTGGGCGAGCCGAGGCGCTTTCCGCTCGCTCGACGACCTGATCGAGCGGGACAAGAACGAGCCGCTCAGCCCGAAGAAAGAGCAGTACTACCCGGCGGCTTGGAGCGAGGCGCAGTACGAGGGGAAAATTTACGGCATCCCCACCGGCGCCGACGACCGGTTGCTCTACTACAACAAGAAGATTTTCAGGGAAAGCGCGGACAAGCTGCGAGCGGCCGGCTGCGACCCGGACCGGGCGCCGCGAACCTGGCCGGAGCTGATCAAATACAGCCGCGCTCTGACGGAGTGGAACTCCGACGGGACGCTGAAGCGGGTCGGTTTCGCGCCGAACTACGGCAACGCCTGGCTCTACATCTACGCCTTCGAAAACAACGCCAGTTTCATGTCCGCAGATGGGCGCAAGTGCACCCTGGATACCCCGCCCGCGGAAGAAGCGCTGCAGTTCATGGTGGACGGCTACGACGCGCTCAAGAAGGACCCGCAGGACTCACGGAGCGGCTACGAGGTCTCGAAAGCGTTCGAGTCCGGCTTTCTTCAGAAGGAGAACGACTCGTTCCTCCTGGGCAAGGTCGCGATGAAGATCGACGGCAACTGGATCCTCGCCGATCCCCTGGGCCGGTACGGATTGGATCTCGATTTCGCCACCGCGCCCCCACCCGTACCGGAGGATCGTTACAACCATAAGGGACGGTTCGCCAACGAGAAGGACCAGTTCATCACCTGGATCGGCGGTTACTCGCTTTGCATCCCCAAAGGAGCCAAGAATCCGAAGGACGCGTGGGAGTACATCAAATTTGCCACGAGCACGGAAGGGCGGGTTCTTCAGGCCAAGGCTCAGCAAGCGTGGGAAAAGCACCGCGGCCGATTCTACGTCCCGGGGGTTTCGGCCAGCAGCGAGGCGAACGCGGTCATTTTCCAGCAGTTCCGTCCGGCCGACAAGAAATTCGCCGACGCGCTGAAGATGCACATCGACATGATGCCGGTGGGACGAATCCGGCCGGCGACCTTTGTGGGCCAGATGCTCTGGAATGAGCACACCACGGCACTGGAGACCGCGTGTCTCCATAAGGCTTCCCCGAAAGACTCTCTTCTCTCGGGTCAGGCTACGGTGCAGCGCGACCTCGACGCGTTCTACGACCGGGCGCAGCATCCGATCGTCGACCTCGGCATCCTTCCGAAGGTCTTCTCCGCCCTCACCCTCGCCGCCATCTGCGCGCTGATCATATGGTTCACCCGGCTGCGGCTGGGAAGGCTCGAGCGGAACGAGGCGAAGTGGGCCTACCTGTTTATCTCGCCATGGGTCATCGGCTTCTTGGCGTTGACGCTTGGACCGATGCTCGCGTCGCTCTTCTTTAGTTTCACTCAGTACGACGTTCTCAACGAGGCTCGATGGGTGGGATTTAAGAACTTCGCCGACCTATTCGGCGCGGATCGTGACCGGATCTTCAAGGCGTTTGGGAACGCGGTCTACCTTGGAGGGATCGGAGTTCCGCTCGGGCTATTTACCGGCCTCTCCGTGGCGTTGCTTCTGAACACGGCAGCCAAGGGGATGAGGTTCTACCGAACCCTGTTCTACATTCCCGCGATCGTGCCGACGATCGCGAGCGCGGTGCTCTGGACCTGGGTGCTGACGCCGGATGCCAACAAGGGGTTGATCAACTCGTACTGGACGCACACTCTGACGCCGTGGCTGGGAGTTGCGCCGCCGGCGTGGCTTCAATCGGCGGACTGGTCCAAGAACGCCCTGATCGTGCAAGGGATCTGGGGAGCCGGGAGCGGGATGCTCCTTTGGCTCGCGGGCCTAAAAGGGGTTTCGCCGACGCTGTATGAAGCATCGGGGATCGACGGGGCGACGCCGAAGCAGCAGTTCTGGAAGATCACGTTCCCCCAGCTCAGTCCGATTATCTTTTTCAACACGGTTATGGGGTTCATTGGGGCGATGCAGGAGTTCGACCGATCCTACGCGATGAAGCCCTCATCCGACGGTCCGATCGGCCCGGATAACTCCATGCTGACGCCGGTCTACGTCTTGTTCCAAAACGGGTTTACGTTCTTTAAGATGGGATACGCCTCCGCCATCGCCTGGCTTATATTCGCGATCATCGTCGCCCTGACCTTCACCCAGTTCCGGCTCGCTCCGAAGTGGGTCCACTACGAGGCGGAGAAGTGA
- the gatA gene encoding Asp-tRNA(Asn)/Glu-tRNA(Gln) amidotransferase subunit GatA yields MAITHLSAAELGRRIASRELSCVEVATAFLDRIESQDAAYGAFLKVDRAGALESAERAQTLVDRGEGGALTGVPIALKDNMSTTGLETTCASKILKGYVPPFDATVVSRLREMGMPILGKTNLDEFAMGTSTENSAFQLTRNPWDTERSPGGSSGGSAAAVAAELAPLSLGSDTGGSIRQPAALCGVVGFKPTYGRCSRYGLIAFGSSLDQIGPFARNVEDCALIASAITGHDPMDGTSLEMAPISSEGIKNGSLKGLRVALPKEMFGEATHSEVAAAVHAAAEAMRQEGAIVEEVSIPTISLGVTTYYIIAPAEASSNLARFDGIRYGFRAEGTGHIGVVERTRAEGFGHEVKSRIMVGTYALSAGYYDAYYLRAQQVRTLMQQEFERTFRDFDVVLSPTSPIPAFRLGELKNDPMALKLLDFCTIPANLGGMPGISLNCGFAEGLPVGLQLMAPVMQDERLLQIAFSVESILPNATRRPPIP; encoded by the coding sequence GTGGCGATCACCCACCTTTCCGCCGCCGAACTCGGTCGCCGCATTGCCTCTCGCGAGCTATCGTGCGTCGAGGTAGCGACCGCCTTTCTCGATCGGATCGAGTCCCAAGACGCTGCCTACGGCGCGTTTTTGAAGGTCGACCGAGCGGGAGCGCTCGAATCCGCCGAGCGGGCACAGACTTTGGTCGACCGGGGTGAGGGAGGCGCTTTGACGGGGGTGCCGATCGCGCTCAAGGACAATATGTCCACCACCGGGCTGGAAACGACGTGCGCGTCGAAGATTTTGAAAGGGTACGTGCCGCCGTTCGACGCAACGGTCGTGAGCCGGCTCCGCGAGATGGGGATGCCGATCCTCGGCAAGACGAATCTCGACGAATTCGCGATGGGGACATCGACGGAGAACTCGGCGTTCCAGCTTACGCGCAACCCTTGGGATACCGAGCGTTCGCCGGGTGGAAGCTCAGGCGGGTCGGCGGCGGCGGTCGCGGCGGAACTCGCGCCTTTGTCTCTCGGCTCGGATACCGGCGGGTCGATTCGGCAGCCGGCGGCGTTGTGCGGAGTCGTCGGGTTCAAGCCGACGTACGGACGGTGCTCCCGGTACGGGTTAATCGCTTTCGGCTCGAGTCTCGACCAGATCGGGCCGTTCGCGCGAAACGTGGAAGATTGCGCGCTGATCGCTTCGGCCATAACGGGCCACGATCCGATGGACGGCACGTCGCTGGAAATGGCGCCGATTTCCAGCGAAGGGATTAAGAACGGGTCTCTGAAGGGGCTGCGCGTGGCGTTGCCGAAGGAAATGTTCGGAGAGGCGACCCACTCGGAGGTCGCGGCGGCGGTTCATGCCGCGGCGGAAGCGATGCGACAGGAGGGGGCAATCGTCGAGGAGGTGTCGATCCCGACGATCTCCCTGGGAGTCACCACCTACTACATCATCGCGCCGGCAGAGGCGAGCAGCAATCTGGCGCGGTTCGATGGGATCCGGTACGGCTTTCGGGCCGAGGGGACCGGGCACATCGGCGTGGTGGAGCGGACGCGGGCCGAGGGATTCGGTCATGAGGTCAAGAGCCGCATCATGGTAGGCACCTACGCGCTCAGCGCGGGCTACTACGACGCTTACTACCTGCGGGCGCAACAGGTTCGGACGCTGATGCAGCAGGAGTTCGAACGAACCTTCCGGGATTTCGACGTGGTGCTGTCGCCCACGAGTCCGATTCCGGCATTTCGGTTGGGTGAGCTGAAAAACGACCCGATGGCGCTCAAGCTGCTCGACTTCTGCACGATTCCCGCGAATCTTGGGGGGATGCCGGGGATCTCGCTGAACTGCGGATTTGCCGAGGGATTGCCGGTCGGTCTACAACTGATGGCGCCGGTAATGCAGGACGAGCGGTTGCTCCAGATCGCCTTTAGCGTCGAATCGATCTTGCCGAACGCCACGCGGCGGCCACCGATACCGTAA
- the gatC gene encoding Asp-tRNA(Asn)/Glu-tRNA(Gln) amidotransferase subunit GatC: MSISIDEVRHVARLARLDLDDAEIFSLQGELNALLGHFGDIQDIDTTGIEPRSHAVVIQNVWSEDEPRIGLPRESALKNAPVSRAGLFVVPLIIED; the protein is encoded by the coding sequence ATGTCGATCTCAATCGATGAGGTCCGGCACGTCGCCCGCTTGGCCCGCCTGGACCTCGACGACGCCGAGATCTTTTCCCTCCAAGGTGAGCTCAATGCGCTGCTCGGGCATTTCGGCGACATCCAGGACATCGACACGACCGGCATTGAGCCACGATCTCATGCGGTGGTGATTCAGAACGTCTGGTCGGAAGATGAGCCGCGGATCGGCCTGCCACGTGAGTCAGCATTGAAGAACGCGCCCGTTTCGCGCGCCGGTCTCTTCGTCGTCCCACTAATTATCGAGGATTAA
- a CDS encoding DUF255 domain-containing protein — protein MHRPGYGVVTSVVAILCLLGFIATFLRPQIPPRPANRMAREVDAFSRQASTEPVDWKPLTADSMAEARRAGRPILLLIGSPTSSVGKTLDAMTFASTEVAIYLSRNFTCLRVDGAARPEWMNAFLPFSRLRVRFQPDLQLWALDQTGRPYQFFARINGNDSFDSNAVLPVLIDLRRRFDELSTNGPTAVAAAQEGEGHLLASLTGGAAVPFARYSESLRIGASTGWEERGMLHPQPWTWRYLLATGDFVSVRSGEAVVLRSPLADLLDGGFFHTLLTDGGRVEFEKLATENAQIMQALTETAALTGDAMARRFAEETWDYLSTYAWTDKGISIGQPGQAADTLRSPRYSVSARRAREALSPPLREWAVANLGLDVARHPQAVPYLERAHRSDRRTDAVLNLLRPTSGPDPERLDPGLADASLGCAARMIATARIWRDPIRLKHAIRLVESLEPLRTGVDVSRSLADYPQPGYLGDYLAYADVRLQDYLATGNPAAFEAGLGVLERARKLFRGRRRGVFILTPPSERPIVPGTAFPEIMDNLHGSCTSRAARLMLSYGRLLGPTPEGLDLQREAHETVNLFASLAASAGVETAGFFAAAAEATDDACLICVGPKAQELADEIAGRLPTRLVAPAFGRVRPELQHKKPGVYLIRGSISGPMSADEAWRRLPATLDLG, from the coding sequence ATGCATCGGCCAGGATACGGAGTTGTGACGTCGGTCGTCGCAATTTTATGCCTCCTCGGATTCATCGCGACGTTCCTTCGCCCCCAAATCCCCCCACGCCCGGCGAATCGTATGGCGCGCGAAGTCGACGCATTTTCTCGCCAAGCCTCTACCGAGCCGGTCGATTGGAAACCGCTGACCGCCGATTCGATGGCCGAGGCTCGCCGGGCCGGTCGACCGATCCTGCTCTTGATCGGCTCCCCCACTTCGTCCGTCGGAAAGACCCTCGATGCGATGACCTTTGCGTCCACCGAAGTCGCGATCTACCTCAGCCGGAACTTCACCTGCCTTCGCGTGGATGGCGCCGCGAGACCGGAGTGGATGAACGCCTTCCTCCCGTTTTCCCGGCTGCGGGTCCGATTCCAGCCGGATCTGCAGCTTTGGGCTCTCGATCAAACCGGAAGGCCCTATCAATTCTTCGCTCGCATTAACGGGAACGATTCGTTCGACTCAAACGCCGTACTCCCCGTCTTGATCGACCTCCGTCGCCGGTTCGACGAGCTCTCCACGAACGGCCCTACGGCCGTCGCCGCGGCACAGGAGGGAGAAGGCCATCTTCTCGCCTCTCTCACCGGAGGCGCCGCCGTGCCCTTCGCCCGTTACAGCGAATCTCTGCGAATCGGAGCGTCGACCGGATGGGAGGAGCGTGGGATGCTTCATCCCCAACCCTGGACCTGGCGCTACCTTCTCGCTACCGGCGACTTCGTCAGCGTACGCAGCGGCGAGGCGGTGGTCCTGCGCTCTCCGCTGGCCGATCTCCTCGACGGTGGCTTCTTTCACACGTTGCTGACCGACGGCGGCCGCGTCGAATTCGAGAAACTTGCGACCGAGAACGCTCAGATTATGCAGGCGCTCACTGAGACGGCGGCCCTTACCGGCGATGCGATGGCCAGGCGGTTCGCCGAAGAGACGTGGGACTATCTCTCGACCTACGCTTGGACCGACAAGGGAATCTCCATCGGTCAGCCCGGCCAAGCGGCCGATACCCTGCGAAGCCCCCGATACAGCGTTTCCGCCCGCCGGGCAAGGGAAGCGCTCTCGCCCCCACTTCGCGAGTGGGCGGTCGCCAATCTGGGACTCGACGTGGCGCGCCACCCGCAAGCCGTCCCTTACCTGGAACGCGCGCACCGCTCCGACCGTCGGACCGATGCCGTTCTCAACCTTCTCCGCCCCACCTCTGGTCCCGACCCCGAGCGCCTCGACCCCGGCCTCGCCGATGCGAGCCTCGGCTGCGCGGCGCGAATGATCGCTACCGCCCGAATCTGGCGCGACCCGATCCGGCTCAAACATGCCATCCGCTTGGTCGAATCGCTGGAGCCCCTGAGGACCGGCGTCGATGTTTCGAGAAGCCTCGCCGACTATCCCCAGCCCGGGTACTTGGGCGACTATCTCGCCTATGCCGACGTACGCCTGCAGGATTACTTGGCAACCGGTAACCCCGCTGCCTTCGAGGCTGGCCTCGGGGTATTGGAGCGGGCAAGAAAGCTCTTCCGCGGCCGCCGGCGGGGAGTCTTCATCCTTACGCCTCCAAGCGAAAGACCGATCGTTCCCGGAACCGCCTTCCCCGAGATCATGGATAACCTCCATGGCTCTTGCACCTCACGGGCGGCTCGCCTGATGCTCTCGTATGGGCGGCTGCTTGGGCCGACCCCGGAGGGGCTTGACCTTCAGCGGGAAGCTCACGAGACGGTGAACCTGTTCGCTTCGCTAGCTGCGTCCGCCGGGGTCGAAACTGCCGGATTCTTCGCCGCTGCCGCCGAGGCAACCGACGACGCTTGCCTCATTTGCGTCGGACCCAAGGCGCAGGAGCTTGCCGATGAGATCGCCGGCCGCCTCCCCACCCGCCTCGTTGCCCCCGCCTTCGGCCGCGTCCGCCCCGAGCTGCAGCATAAGAAGCCCGGCGTCTACCTCATCCGAGGCTCGATCTCGGGCCCTATGAGTGCCGACGAAGCCTGGCGCCGCCTCCCCGCCACCCTTGACCTGGGTTAA
- a CDS encoding PAS domain S-box protein: MATGRPLWETPEARDVLDSMAELFVALDRSYDIVFINRALAEASGKGYEGFVGKNHWDLWPDMRGTVVEESYERAFRTGVPVRFEYFYPKSEVWIDVNVYPSGDYLHLYFRDITQQKTAEREQTERGEWLRRLIDAIPHIAWATHPNGAMMYINARWREYTGSDGMDLEQIRDAIHPSDLPAVMRGMARTRETGQPVPYELRLKRHDGEFRWFRVHPAPLSGNDGQPLGWIGTSSDVHEEVLARQSLVESEDHHRFRVESSPQIPWLAGPDGMIYEFGSQWLEFTGMSKEEAAASQMTVLHPDDAPGMIERWGQSLASGEPFDYLHRVRARGGEYRWVRTRAVARRDSDGAILRWYGTTEDIHASKSSEERLRQIQEALSLAMKGGRLGWWSRSSDEVQWSPELEALFGLAPGAFQGNEGAFFEYVFEEDQSKIAGAVRTAVETGNDYAVEFRFRRSDGTHGWMEGRGKAIYDEAGAPVWLYGIGIDVTERKEAEEALRGSESRLRSLIEQSPVSIQTFAPDGLALTANRAWQLLWDADLKNLAGYNIRQDPQLFEKGFSAYIEKAFGGNPVRIPPMLYDPAETGRVGRARWVESRAYPVIGAGGELTEVVLLLEDVTSIVESAEALRQSEDRFRTIAESIPQFIFGADADGNTDYCNPQYLEFLGLNATQISEGQWMSSVHPEDLESLIEAWNGALATGTSYETEARRLRASDGSYRWCRTMAKPIRDSEGRVVRWYGVVTDIHDQKEQERTLERLVRERTAELEAAYREQESFSYSVSHDLRAPLRAIAASARILEEDFGGSLPAEARRVLDRQSESAKKLAMLIDDLLQLSRVGRQEIERVPINLSKLFTEVSESIATPAGLHFEIQPGLSTEGDLRLIRLVAQNLLENAAKFSPDGGIIRVGKDSKGFFVSDLGVGFDMAHSTRLFQPFHRLHREEEFKGTGIGLATVRRIVERHQGQVWARSEPGKGATFWFTLA, translated from the coding sequence GTGGCAACGGGGCGGCCGCTGTGGGAGACGCCGGAAGCCCGAGACGTGCTCGACAGCATGGCCGAGCTCTTCGTTGCGCTCGACCGATCGTACGACATCGTATTCATCAACCGTGCCCTCGCGGAGGCCAGTGGAAAAGGATACGAAGGGTTCGTCGGCAAGAACCACTGGGATCTCTGGCCCGACATGCGCGGCACCGTCGTCGAGGAGTCGTACGAGCGGGCGTTTCGCACCGGTGTGCCGGTCCGCTTCGAATACTTCTATCCTAAATCGGAGGTCTGGATCGACGTTAACGTCTACCCCTCCGGCGATTACCTCCACCTCTATTTTCGCGATATCACCCAGCAAAAGACCGCCGAACGAGAGCAAACCGAGAGGGGTGAGTGGCTTCGCCGGCTGATCGACGCGATCCCCCATATCGCCTGGGCTACTCATCCGAACGGCGCGATGATGTACATCAACGCCCGGTGGCGCGAGTACACGGGGAGCGACGGAATGGATCTGGAGCAAATCCGAGACGCGATCCATCCTAGCGATCTGCCCGCCGTCATGCGAGGGATGGCCCGCACCCGCGAAACGGGACAACCGGTCCCCTATGAGCTTAGGCTTAAGCGTCACGACGGGGAATTTCGCTGGTTTAGGGTCCACCCCGCCCCGTTATCTGGCAACGACGGCCAGCCGCTTGGCTGGATCGGGACTTCGAGCGACGTCCACGAGGAGGTTCTCGCCCGCCAGTCGCTGGTGGAAAGCGAAGACCACCACCGGTTTCGCGTGGAATCTAGCCCCCAGATTCCGTGGTTAGCGGGACCCGACGGCATGATCTATGAATTCGGAAGCCAGTGGCTGGAATTCACCGGTATGTCGAAGGAGGAGGCGGCGGCAAGTCAAATGACGGTGCTCCATCCGGACGACGCGCCGGGGATGATCGAGCGATGGGGCCAGTCGCTTGCCTCGGGAGAGCCGTTCGATTATCTTCACCGCGTCCGTGCCCGTGGGGGCGAGTACCGGTGGGTACGGACGAGGGCAGTAGCCCGCCGCGACTCCGATGGAGCGATCCTCCGCTGGTACGGCACCACCGAAGATATCCACGCCAGCAAATCGTCGGAGGAACGGCTTCGCCAGATTCAGGAGGCCCTTAGCCTGGCGATGAAGGGGGGCCGCCTCGGTTGGTGGAGCCGTTCCTCCGACGAGGTTCAGTGGTCGCCCGAGTTGGAGGCGCTGTTTGGATTGGCCCCGGGCGCGTTCCAAGGAAACGAAGGGGCGTTCTTCGAGTACGTGTTCGAGGAGGATCAGAGCAAGATCGCGGGAGCGGTCCGAACCGCCGTCGAAACCGGCAACGATTACGCGGTCGAATTCCGATTCCGCCGCTCCGACGGTACGCACGGGTGGATGGAGGGGCGGGGGAAGGCGATCTACGACGAGGCCGGTGCCCCCGTCTGGCTGTACGGGATTGGAATCGACGTGACCGAGCGGAAAGAGGCCGAGGAAGCGCTTCGCGGAAGCGAGAGCCGGTTAAGGTCCCTCATTGAGCAGTCGCCGGTTTCTATTCAAACGTTCGCTCCCGACGGCCTCGCCCTCACCGCCAACCGGGCCTGGCAGCTCCTCTGGGATGCCGATCTCAAGAACTTGGCCGGCTACAACATCCGCCAAGACCCGCAGCTATTCGAGAAGGGGTTCTCGGCCTATATCGAAAAGGCGTTCGGCGGCAATCCGGTTCGAATACCGCCGATGCTGTACGACCCTGCGGAGACCGGACGCGTCGGCCGCGCGCGATGGGTCGAGTCTAGAGCCTATCCGGTCATTGGCGCCGGGGGCGAGCTGACCGAAGTCGTTTTGCTATTAGAGGACGTGACGTCCATTGTGGAGTCGGCGGAGGCTTTGCGACAGAGCGAGGACCGTTTCCGAACGATCGCCGAATCGATCCCCCAGTTCATCTTCGGCGCGGATGCGGATGGGAACACGGACTATTGCAACCCGCAGTATCTGGAGTTCCTTGGTCTAAACGCGACTCAGATCTCCGAAGGGCAGTGGATGTCCAGCGTCCATCCCGAGGATTTGGAATCGCTCATCGAGGCTTGGAACGGCGCCTTGGCGACCGGAACCTCCTACGAAACCGAAGCCCGGCGCTTGCGAGCCAGCGACGGATCGTATCGCTGGTGCCGAACCATGGCGAAGCCGATTCGCGACAGCGAGGGACGGGTGGTGCGCTGGTACGGCGTGGTGACGGACATCCACGATCAAAAAGAGCAGGAGCGCACCCTCGAACGGCTCGTCCGCGAACGAACCGCGGAATTGGAGGCCGCCTATCGGGAGCAGGAGAGCTTTAGTTATTCCGTCTCCCACGACCTCCGAGCCCCGCTTCGCGCCATTGCGGCTTCCGCACGCATCTTGGAAGAGGATTTCGGAGGCTCCTTGCCTGCGGAAGCGCGCCGAGTGCTCGATCGTCAGAGCGAATCGGCGAAGAAGCTTGCGATGCTGATCGACGACCTGCTGCAGCTCTCCCGTGTGGGTCGCCAAGAGATCGAGCGGGTTCCGATCAACCTCTCGAAGCTGTTTACGGAGGTCTCCGAGTCGATCGCCACTCCCGCCGGCCTGCATTTCGAGATCCAGCCCGGTTTGTCTACGGAAGGGGACCTCCGCCTGATCCGGCTCGTCGCGCAGAATCTACTCGAGAACGCCGCCAAGTTCTCCCCAGACGGAGGGATCATTCGAGTCGGCAAAGATTCGAAAGGATTCTTTGTCTCGGACCTCGGCGTCGGCTTCGACATGGCCCACTCGACACGCCTCTTTCAACCGTTCCACCGTCTTCACCGGGAGGAAGAGTTCAAAGGCACCGGCATCGGCCTCGCTACCGTCCGGCGGATCGTCGAGCGCCACCAAGGCCAAGTCTGGGCTCGTTCCGAGCCCGGCAAAGGCGCCACCTTCTGGTTCACCCTAGCTTAA
- a CDS encoding DivIVA domain-containing protein, producing the protein MIEATPHFGPVTWGLNRDEISMQIAKVRASLPQELKSAVNTVRESERIIDTAREDATMTVESARKEAERVMAEAKKEAERLLEQARLQQEKMVHESEILKLSKAQSEEIRNAADRDAMQTRRGAEKYAYDVLTQLEGVVGKVMTSVEGGKQALQPQKEAPLPVNRERTRV; encoded by the coding sequence ATGATCGAAGCTACCCCGCATTTCGGGCCGGTCACGTGGGGGCTGAACCGCGACGAGATCAGCATGCAGATCGCGAAGGTGCGCGCCTCTTTGCCCCAAGAGTTGAAGAGCGCCGTCAACACCGTTCGGGAATCCGAGCGCATCATCGACACTGCCCGCGAGGACGCCACCATGACCGTGGAGAGCGCCCGCAAAGAAGCGGAGCGCGTGATGGCCGAGGCGAAGAAAGAAGCCGAGCGGCTCCTGGAGCAGGCTCGTCTTCAGCAAGAGAAGATGGTCCACGAAAGCGAGATCCTAAAGCTGAGCAAGGCTCAAAGCGAAGAGATCCGCAACGCCGCCGATCGCGATGCGATGCAAACTCGCCGAGGCGCCGAGAAGTACGCCTACGACGTCCTCACCCAACTCGAAGGGGTCGTCGGCAAGGTGATGACCAGCGTCGAAGGGGGCAAACAGGCCCTCCAGCCTCAAAAAGAAGCCCCCCTCCCGGTCAACCGCGAGCGAACCCGAGTTTAA
- a CDS encoding basic secretory protein-like protein codes for MFTLPLALLLMQAKTVDLDRYVYPLSKPLRAPRITVDVKDAPDMAAWGAKAQKLATDWFPALTSWLATEGYHPPRRLRFVFRNKQDAPAYATGDEISFNAAWIRQHPDDLGMVIHEMTHIVQHYPDNKADTGWLVEGIADYTRWWRYEPEAPRTKINFEKATYHDAYRTTAYFLAWVGKKYDLRLVPALDRALRKGLDPMPLFASTTGKTAEELWKEFAADPMVWKR; via the coding sequence ATGTTCACGCTTCCGCTCGCCCTACTCCTTATGCAGGCTAAAACGGTCGATCTCGACCGATATGTGTATCCGCTGAGCAAGCCGCTTCGAGCGCCACGCATTACCGTGGACGTGAAGGACGCCCCCGACATGGCGGCCTGGGGAGCGAAGGCTCAGAAACTGGCCACTGATTGGTTCCCTGCTCTCACCAGTTGGCTGGCCACCGAGGGCTACCATCCGCCCCGCCGGCTCCGGTTCGTGTTTCGGAATAAACAGGACGCCCCGGCTTACGCCACCGGCGACGAAATTTCGTTCAACGCGGCCTGGATCCGGCAGCACCCCGACGATCTCGGCATGGTGATCCACGAGATGACCCATATCGTGCAGCACTACCCGGACAACAAGGCCGATACCGGGTGGCTTGTCGAGGGAATCGCCGACTACACCCGATGGTGGCGATACGAGCCGGAAGCGCCGCGCACGAAGATCAACTTCGAAAAGGCGACCTACCACGACGCTTACCGAACCACCGCCTACTTCCTGGCTTGGGTCGGCAAGAAGTACGACCTGCGCCTCGTCCCCGCGCTCGACCGGGCACTTAGGAAGGGGCTGGATCCGATGCCGCTGTTCGCCTCCACGACCGGGAAGACCGCTGAAGAGCTATGGAAGGAGTTCGCCGCCGACCCGATGGTTTGGAAGCGATAG